A genomic window from Colletotrichum destructivum chromosome 7, complete sequence includes:
- a CDS encoding Putative small ribosomal subunit protein bS21 — MAVQNPSPETAPRPAVRDPSLDLLQEIFWKPSSVGDINCQRSSTSTPIVCAYTMASEIGLLSRRLLTSCTIRNPSLRAPLALRQSLWALPRTFATSSALLEPPRSGGSRSAPTPPSSRPAATRITPPPPPPAALFGAAPASREKKPDSPFMYDATSDVFDISKIIAMESDEFMKKHYPTGQQEPPLRTRPSTGRTIHLGGNIDLPRALKNLDYQCRKNKLKRQWHSQRFHERPGKKRKRLVSERWRARFKEGFQATVQRVQELKNQGW, encoded by the exons ATGGCAGTTCAG AACCCTTCTCCGGAgacagctcctcggcctgcagtTCGTGATCCGAGTCTCGACCTTTTACAGGAAATATTTTGGAAACCTAGCTCCGTTGGTGACATAAATTGCCAGCGCAGTAGCACGTCCACACCCATTGTGTGCGCATACACCAT GGCGTCCGAGATCGGGTTGCTGAGCAGGAGACTGCTCACTTCCTGCACAATCCGCAATCCCTCCTTACGGGCACCGCTGGCACTCCGACAGTCTCTCTGGGCCCTGCCGCGCACATTTGCGACCTCTTCCGCTCTCTTGGAGCCCCCTCGATCGGGCGGTTCGCGATCGGCACCTACGCCCCCGTCCTCCAGGCCAGCCGCTACTCGGAtaacaccgccgccaccaccccctGCAGCGTTATTCGGCGCCGCACCTGCCTCTAGAGAGAAGAAGCCCGACAGTCCGTTCATGTACGATGCCACTTCCGACGTTTTCGACATCTCCAAGATCATCGCCATGGAGTCGGATGAGTTCATGAAGAAGCATTACCCAACTGGCCAGCAGGAGCCGCCTCTGCGCACGCGTCCCTCCACTGGACGTACCATTCACCTGGGCGGTAACATTGACTTGCCCAGGGCCCTGAAAAACCTCGACTACCAGTGCAGAAAAAACAAGCTCAAACGCCAGTGGCATTCGCAGAGGTTTCATGAGCGTCCGGGAAAGAAGCGCAAGAGGTTGGTCAGTGAGAGATGGAGGGCTCGCTTCAAAGAGGGCTTCCAGGCGACGGTGCAACGGGTGCAGGAGCTGAAGAACCAGGGCTGGTAA
- a CDS encoding Putative HAUS augmin-like complex subunit 6, protein MATLPPNSLLARSRQTRSATITKSSTGPIAPLITSSPISTTHVSLFLTNLRLLDFPSYPDWPDFDAQTFSVQKKRIHCVEWTLYQLFVLWDPEEARNKLQPFFPPRDHVQSLNLRTALLRSLDQAKKNGVLGRDAVVRKTMLDECKGERLEEVLAVFSSAVLKKIVAQVSEAECEYPAIAQQLALENRGYSAERTELVALALAHRASITNAMRRKDEAREKYRDLAEMLDLKESGIARRSEEVKTAREASKGRDVPDDLKLDTWRTVRNNWAGNEQWMETLFYGDSNARKDGLLSAPFDRVWRRLQSSRLSELEDHGKGLLEQLDGRVKTQRERLARWQDFQASMFGDRRKAATTHGSLPKTAKRGIDLGFDVHENLHLGRLSPRKQLAKKTQPLTEDYARILHDCNAELAQVSSAPMINLSEMLGPRTRQPEKPEIDGGARESIGEETVSELSELEDDIQGLHTGLRRLSLHDDAPQLGRHNGRPSLTLSNDTRRPADLPPSLHSPPLLPPDVPAELSVPPPTPPLPEEEEVTEKLPSRLPSHSPPEREREGFTATLGRDDSSPEPPKSPTQELADRILDDIDNASPSPIKRSKPRHTLSLAERTRLSMARSSRSVRYDADDDDDDDTLGLKPSMASVNQKMEDLTINIIDEDDLVSRTRKSMAGFEAARQKAQLDRQRSLKKSRTRARTETQVPVVEEEDATLQLDPDASILAEELMTVEDMEAVFRSRPRIKTSPAPSPSRKPLN, encoded by the exons ATGGCGACTCTGCCGCCCAACTCTCTGCTCGCCCGGTCCCGACAGACGCGCTCGGCAACTATCACGAAATCCTCGACCGGTCCTATCGCGCCCTTGATAACCTCGAGTCCCATCTCGACCACGCACGTATCACTTTTTCTCACCAATCTGCGCCTCCTCGATTTCCCCTCGTATCCCGACTGGCCGGACTTTGATGCGCAGACATTCTCCGTACAGAAGAAGCGAATCCACTGCGTGGAATGGACTCTCTACCAGCTCTTTGTCCTCTGGGACCCCGAAGAGGCGCGGAAT AAGCTCCAACCCTTTTTCCCGCCCCGGGACCATGTTCAATCACTAAACTTGCGAACCGCCCTCCTGCGAAGCCTCGACCAGGCAAAGAAGAACGGCGTCCTCGGACGGGATGCCGTCGTTCGCAAGACCATGCTGGACGAGTGCAAGGGGGAACGGCTGGAAGAGGTTCTCGCCGTCTTTTCGTCCGCCGTCCTGAAGAAGATCGTCGCCCAAGTCTCGGAAGCCGAGTGCGAGTATCCTGCCATCGCCCAGCAGCTGGCACTGGAGAACCGTGGATACAGCGCAGAGCGGACAGAACTTGTGGCACTTGCTCTCGCCCACCGAGCTTCCATTACCAACGCGATGCGACGAAAGGACGAAGCGAGGGAGAAATACCGCGACCTGGCCGAAATGCTGGACCTGAAAGAGAGTGGCATCGCCCGGAGAAGCGAAGAGGTCAAGACTGCCAGAGAAGCCTCAAAGGGTCGGGACGTCCCAGACGACCTGAAGTTGGACACTTGGCGGACTGTGCGGAATAATTGGGCCGGGAATGAGCAATGGATGGAGACCCTCTTCTACGGCGACTCGAATGCGCGAAAGGATGGTTTGTTGTCGGCACCGTTTGACAGAGTCTGGAGACGCTTGCAGTCTAGCCGACTTTCCGAACTGGAAGACCATGGCAAAGGCCTTTTAGAGCAACTGGATGGCCGAGTTAAGAcccagagagagagactggcACGTTGGCAAGACTTCCAGGCCAGCATGTTTGGCGATAGGCGCAAGGCCGCCACAACTCACGGCTCACTGCCAAAAACGGCAAAACGGGGCATCGACCTTGGATTTGACGTTCACGAGAACCTTCATCTGGGGCGGCTGAGTCCGAGGAAGCAGCTTGCCAAAAAGACCCAACCCCTCACAGAGGACTATGCAAGAATCCTGCACGATTGCAATGCAGAACTGGCCCAAGTAAGCTCGGCACCCATGATCAATCTCTCAGAAATGTTGGGGCCACGAACGCGCCAGCCCGAAAAACCCGAAATCGACGGAGGCGCAAGGGAGAGCATCGGAGAAGAGACTGTCTCGGAGCTTAGCGAGTTGGAAGACGACATTCAGGGCCTACACACCGGACTGCGGCGTCTCTCGCTGCACGACGATGCGCCTCAACTTGGCAGACACAACGGCCGCCCATCTCTCACGCTCTCCAACGATACCCGAAGGCCAGCAGACCTACCCCCCTCCTTACACAGCCCACCCCTCTTGCCCCCTGATGTACCCGCCGAGCTTTCCGTACCCCCGCCAACTCCTCCTCTgcccgaggaagaagaagtcaCCGAAAAGCTGCCCAGTCGTCTGCCCAGCCATTCCCCACCggaaagagaaagggagggCTTCACCGCCACGCTTGGGAGGGACGACAGCTCGCCAGAACCGCCCAAGTCTCCTACACAGGAACTAGCAGACCGAATATTGGACGATATCGATAACGCTTCGCCGTCACCCATCAAACGATCCAAGCCTCGTCATACTTTGTCCCTTGCCGAGCGGACGCGGCTCTCCATGGCAAGGTCCTCGCGTAGCGTCAGGTACGATgcagatgatgatgacgacgatgataCCCTGGGGCTGAAGCCTTCCATGGCCAGCGTCAACCAGAAAATGGAGGATCTTACGAtcaacatcatcgacgaagacgacctgGTGTCTCGAACACGCAAGAGCATGGCGGGCTTCGAAGCCGCTCGGCAGAAGGCCCAACTGGACAGGCAGAGGTCGTTAAAGAAGTCCAGGACGCGGGCGCGCACAGAAACCCAAGTCCCcgtcgtcgaagaggaggatgcgACGCTTCAGCTAGACCCGGATGCGTCCATCCTTGCTGAGGAGCTGATGACGGTGGAAGACATGGAGGCGGTCTTTAGAAGTCGGCCGAGGATTAAGACGAGCCCGGCACCTTCTCCCTCGAGGAAGCCACTCAATTAG
- a CDS encoding Putative tubulin-tyrosine ligase/Tubulin polyglutamylase encodes MHAYIQPACPWLSEHIKTYILRHVPETEFIDDFDDFPTHSSTIFQFCDGWALNRNFAVMNYAKKALINAYPNSDALARKDYLARVVEFWTAKRPNSILRSHVPLTVRLSLDYAEYVDEALTAADDLSLLYSLEENEDKPRQEREWWIMKPALVDCGAGIRLFSTMEELASHLELAEYETDEDDEDEMSEKCQEPIAKSASDLEQGNPVEFSPSLSTPGLDSLDALVTTIGAISTKSTSDGVQRNPKPQYVFKENGRIPSAQMREFVAQRYIVSIPPVENRKWHVRAYVLSMGRLTVYVFKEMLALLAGEDYEPPWMNPSLKSSLTNTALQDEEVFTEKESMRDFWAMPDDLLPGNWKDHVFGQICSISAELFRAAAHTMADKFTTVDKCFELFAVDFLIDTNGIAWLLEVNETPGFYDVGIAGPMALRLMDSVVCVAMEHMGKARLDNERNIAAKTRLISVLDETDKLAKSNITEILPERCPR; translated from the coding sequence ATGCACGCGTACATCCAGCCCGCATGCCCTTGGTTGTCAGAGCATATCAAAACGTACATCCTGCGGCATGTCCCCGAGACGGAATtcatcgacgacttcgaTGACTTCCCAACCCACTCTTCAACAATCTTCCAGTTCTGTGATGGCTGGGCTCTGAACCGGAACTTCGCCGTCATGAATTATGCAAAGAAGGCTCTCATCAACGCTTATCCCAATAGCGATGCTCTGGCCCGAAAGGACTATCTCGCGCGGGTTGTAGAGTTCTGGACGGCGAAGAGACCAAACAGCATCCTCAGGAGCCACGTGCCTCTTACGGTCCGCCTATCTCTCGACTACGCCGAATATGTTGATGAAGCATTGACAGCGGCAGACGACCTTTCATTGCTCTACTCGCTTGAAGAGAACGAGGACAAGCCCCGACAGGAGCGCGAATGGTGGATCATGAAGCCCGCATTGGTTGACTGCGGAGCTGGAATCCGGCTCTTCAGCACCATGGAAGAGCTCGCTAGCCACCTCGAGCTCGCTGAGTATGAGActgacgaagatgacgaggacgaaatGAGCGAGAAATGCCAGGAACCAATTGCAAAATCTGCTTCGGACTTGGAGCAGGGCAATCCTGTTGAATTCTCGCCATCTTTATCAACCCCGGGCCTAGACTCTTTGGATGCCTTGGTCACTACCATTGGAGCCATTTCCACCAAGTCGACTTCGGACGGCGTCCAACGAAACCCAAAGCCGCAATATGTTTTCAAGGAAAACGGACGTATTCCTTCGGCCCAGATGCGTGAGTTTGTGGCCCAAAGATACATCGTCTCTATTCCGCCAGTGGAGAACAGAAAATGGCATGTCCGGGCATATGTCCTTTCCATGGGACGTCTCACGGTCTACGTGTTCAAAGAAATGCTGGCTCTACTTGCTGGAGAGGATTACGAGCCACCCTGGATGAACCCCAGTCTCAAGTCGTCCTTGACCAACACGGCTCTGCAGGATGAAGAGGTGTTCACGGAGAAAGAATCGATGAGGGACTTTTGGGCAATGCCCGACGACTTGCTTCCAGGAAACTGGAAAGACCATGTCTTTGGCCAGATCTGTAGCATTTCTGCCGAATTATTCCGCGCCGCTGCCCATACCATGGCCGACAAGTTCACAACTGTGGACAAATGCTTCGAGCTGTTCGCCGTGGACTTTCTCATTGATACAAATGGTATTGCATGGCTACTAGAAGTCAATGAGACGCCGGGTTTTTACGATGTGGGAATTGCTGGACCCATGGCATTGCGCCTCATGGACTCGGTTGTGTGCGTGGCTATGGAGCACATGGGCAAGGCTCGGCTTGACAACGAGCGAAATATTGCTGCAAAGACGCGATTGATCTCCGTCTTGGATGAGACGGATAAACTAGCCAAGAGCAACATTACCGAGATCTTGCCAGAGAGATGTCCACGATGA
- a CDS encoding Putative egh16-like virulence factor, giving the protein MRSQSLLVAALAASVSAHGTLLSVEGANGVTMPGLTIADGTPRDCTSNGCGSQADTAIIRDREIASGEVGPLGRTQGNGPVDASVMINNFMGGSAAPKNNGKSAATGVEDDIPNMKRAELHVRQGLAGLLGGGGKNKGKQQSGPPEARVAATAGMGASQGMPTCADDGTITMTFRQINQDGAGPLTADVDGTSGGTKEEAMQSAKVTIDVPGLGIQGLSLATNTEFPVKVQMPAGMTCDATVGMATNVCVVRVRNGAAAGPFGGSAAFTQTAAGRKRAIAYRLKKRMELNNRA; this is encoded by the exons ATGCGCTCCCAGTcgcttctcgtcgccgccctggctgcTTCCGTCTCTGCTCACGGCACGCTGTTGTCCGTCGAGGGCGCTAATGGCGTCACCATGCCCGGTCTCACCA TCGCTGATGGAACTCCCCGTGACTGCACTTCCAACGGCTGCGGCTCCCAGGCCGACACCGCCATCATCCGTGACCGCGAGATCGCCTCCGGCGAGGTCGGTCCTCTCGGCCGCACTCAGGGCAACGGCCCCGTTGACGCCTCGGTCATGATCAACAACTTCATGGGTGGATCTGCCGCCCCCAAGAACAACGGCAAGTCCGCAGccaccggcgtcgaggacgataTCCCCAACATGAAGCGTGCCGAGCTCCACGTCCGCCAGGGCCTCGCCGGTCTCCTCGGAGGCGGTGGCAAGAACAAGGGCAAGCAACAGAGCGGCCCCCCCGAGGCCCGCGTcgctgccaccgccggcaTGGGCGCCTCCCAGGGTATGCCCACCTGCGCtgacgacggcaccatcaccatgACCTTCCGCCAGATCAACCAGGACGGCGCCGGTCCCCTGACcgccgacgttgacggcACTTCGGGCggcaccaaggaggaggccatgcAGAGCGCCAAGGTCACTATCGACGTCCCGGGCCTCGGCATCCAGGGCCTTTCCCTCGCCACCAACACCGAGTTCcccgtcaaggtccagaTGCCCGCCGGCATGACCTGcgacgccaccgtcggcATGGCCACCAACGTTTGCGTCGTCCGCGTCCGCAAcggtgccgctgccggcccCTTTGGCGGCTCTGCTGCCTTCACCCAGACCGCCGCTGGCCGCAAGCGCGCTATCGCCTACCGCCTCAAGAAGCGCATGGAGCTCAACAACCGTGCATAA
- a CDS encoding Putative Zinc finger, CCHC-type: MTDRAPGSGPATKEPSCINCGGTGHWAVACPEPVRAKPAGLSRRNTSTSHDHARGGDHQHGGRRPGAVVTKYPAPPTGNPIVTRYGPPPPGQPLAPPYPGPPQPYPSYPPPPNGYAPPPPGSYPGYPQYSTPPPPPAPPPGAYPPPSGPPASSGPYHYPVPSQYGGSPPGPPGPPPSYQPPPHYPSGGSYAPSYSPPSGYHPAPAPPSSSHYPPPYNSTSTSPGGYSSSTYGPPPVQPLYGAQPGPPPPPPSYAQPYGPPESGYGPLPSLPAPPRTIPPRLPPGLPSGLPPIPPHRNQLPRDRHGRHRQGQNNRPDRSRKTNKHGNPKRDASQPKPKMGGTKEKQVPARVESEPKVLKTTPVPSTTPESRHANTVSEEGVDDDEADWKWEEEMIFKETDKPHQPDPIAKPLPGPEGYHDNIMLPPAWNATCIQSEFVTEENLVEFSRPVRETERFASLQLDPAFWRSPVDSKIVKQQPEVRDKPITFKSVRLPGFPSLPPKPPTPENRDYRPMNSRKRTWEDSPYKSSLATGNQEGGEWGDHRHKRHRGDSHSGYDTASPHNRRTREDSRPIDRYRSQKLDRVDSDPAQMLLKSLEDPYDAGPSRRHDGEKLSIRQDSVYYSSRHARHHTLTNSTREGGRTSPPSGTSPPERNPRGRHASRSRSRSRRSPRRGSHSSQAESRPASRQSVASFVSHGTEDSELSALEAELLGIAPKSKEGTEGKLGDHATKLRKRVQKVDSAYGRRW, translated from the exons ATGACAGACCGCGCACCCGGCTCGGGACCGGCCACGAAGGAGCCCAGCTGCATTAACTGTGGCGGTACGGGACACTGGGCCGTGGCTTGCCCCGAGCCCGTGAGAGCCAAACCAGC TGGCCTGTCTCGAAGAAACACTTCAACCAGCCATGATcacgcccgaggaggagaccaTCAGCACGGCGGAAGACGACCAGGTGCCGTTGTGACCAAATATCCAGCTCCACCCACCGGCAATCCGATCGTCACTCGCTACggtccgccaccgccgggTCAGCCCCTTGCTCCTCCGTACCCCGGCCCCCCGCAGCCCTACCCGTCTTATCCACCCCCGCCGAATGGCTATGCGCCCCCGCCACCGGGTAGTTACCCTGGTTACCCCCAGTATTcaaccccgccgccgccgccggctcctcctcctggtgCTTATCCACCACCGTCCGGCCCTCCCGCGTCATCGGGGCCGTATCACTACCCAGTTCCTAGCCAGTATGGCGGTTCTCCGCCAGGACCTCCTGGGCCTCCCCCTTCTTATCAGCCACCACCGCATTATCCCTCCGGCGGTTCATATGCTCCCTCATACTCCCCTCCGTCTGGATATCATCCTGCCcctgcccctccctcttccagtCACTACCCTCCGCCATATAATTCCACATCCACGTCACCAGGCGGCTACTCTTCATCCACATACGGGCCACCGCCAGTTCAGCCGCTTTATGGAGCCCAACCAggacctcctccacccccgCCTTCATATGCCCAGCCATACGGACCACCTGAGTCTGGATACGGGCCTTTGCCTTCCCTACCCGCTCCTCCACGTACTATACCGCCACGTCTACCTCCAGGCCTGCCTTCAGGTCTACCACCAATCCCTCCTCACCGGAATCAGTTGCCGCGAGATCGACATGGACGGCATCGTCAAGGCCAAAACAACCGACCAGACCGCTCCCGCAAGACCAACAAGCATGGCAACCCTAAACGCGATGCGTCACAACCCAAGCCGAAAATGGGCGGCACAAAAGAGAAGCAGGTGCCAGCCCGAGTCGAGTCCGAGCCGAAGGTCTTGAAGACAACACCAGTGCCAAGCACGACGCCTGAAAGCCGACACGCTAACACGGTCTCTGAGGAAGGCGTAGATGATGACGAAGCGGATTGgaagtgggaggaggagatgatATTCAAAGAGACGGACAAACCCCACCAGCCAGACCCAATAGCGAAGCCACTCCCTGGCCCAGAAGGGTACCACGATAACATCATGTTGCCTCCAGCATGGAACGCGACTTGCATTCAGTCTGAATTTGTCACGGAAGAGAACCTCGTGGAGTTTTCGCGGCCCGTCCGAGAGACCGAGCGCTTTGCATCTCTGCAACTTGACCCAGCTTTCTGGAGAAGTCCAGTTGATTCAAAGATAGTCAAGCAACAACCCGAGGTGCGGGACAAGCCCATCACGTTCAAGTCTGTTCGACTACCCggtttcccttccctcccacCGAAACCACCAACCCCGGAGAACCGCGACTACCGACCGATGAACAGCCGCAAACGTACGTGGGAAGACTCGCCATACAAGAGCTCGCTCGCCACAGGTAACCAAGAGGGTGGCGAGTGGGGAGATCACCGCCACAAACGACACAGAGGTGACTCGCACTCAGGCTACGATACTGCGTCACCCCACAACCGAAGGACCAGGGAAGACTCTCGTCCAATTGACCGATACCGCTCTCAAAAGTTAGATCGTGTCGATTCTGATCCCGCTCAAATGCTCCTGAAATCCCTGGAAGATCCCTACGACGCCGGTCCTTCCAGACGACATGATGGAGAGAAGCTGTCGATTCGCCAGGACTCCGTCTATTATAGCTCCCGACACGCCAGACACCATACCTTAACCAACAGTACGCGCGAAGGAGGGCGGACATCGCCACCGTCAGGAACATCCCCGCCAGAGAGAAACCCTCGGGGCAGACACGCTTCGAGATCTCGGTCCCGTTCGCGTCGTTCCCCTCGCCGCGGGTCACATAGCAGCCAAGCCGAATCACGCCCAGCATCTAGGCAATCTGTGGCCTCATTCGTGTCCCATGGCACCGAAGATTCCGAACTGTCGGCCCTCGAAGCCGAACTTCTGGGCATCGCTCCTAAATCAAAAGAGGGCACGGAAGGCAAGCTTGGAGACCACGCCACAAAGCTCCGCAAGCGCGTGCAAAAGGTCGACTCGGCTTACGG CCGTCGATGGTAA
- a CDS encoding Putative serine/Threonine protein phosphatase PP2A, translating to MPGLPASVDLDECISRLYKRELLAESVIEAVCAKTKELLMRESNVVHVRAPVTVVGDIHGQFYDLIEIFKIGGWCPDTNYLFLGDYVDRGMFSVETISLLVCLKLRYPNRVHLIRGNHESRGVTQSYGFYTECSRKYGNANVWHYFTDMFDFLTLSVVIDDKIFCVHGGLSPSIHSIDQIVIIDRFREIPHEGPMADLVWSDPDPERDEFSLSPRGAGYTFGAQVVKKFLAVNNMDHILRAHQLCQEGFQVLYDDRLSTVWSAPNYCYRCGNMASVLEVSDTGERFFNVFAAAPENDQHKDMQLGGGEKQADGNSLPDYFL from the exons ATGCCTGGCCTTCCAG CAtccgtcgacctcgacgaaTGTATCTCGCGCCTATATAAGAGGGAGCTCCTCGCCGAATccgtcatcgaggccgtTTGCGCCAAGACTAAGGAGCTGCTCATGCGCGAGAGCAATGTCGTCCACGTCCGCGCccccgtcaccgtcgtcggcgacatccACGGCCAGTTCTACGACCTCATCGAGATCTTTAAGATTGGTGGCTGGTGCCCAGACACCAACTACTTGTTCCTCG GAGACTATGTCGACCGCGGCATGTTCAGCGTCGAAACGATTTCCCTACTAGTGTGCTTGAAACTTCGATACCCCAATCGCGTGCATCTGATCCGAGGCAATCACGAGTCTCGCGGCGTCACCCAGTCCTACGGCTTCTACACCGAATGCTCGAGAAAATACGGAAACGCCAACGTTTGGCACTACTTCACCGACATGTTTGACTTCCTGACCCTCAGCGTCGTCATTGATGACAAGATCTTCTGCGTCCATGGCG GCCTCTCCCCCTCTATCCACTCCATAGACCAGATTGTCATCATCGACCGCTTCCGAGAGATCCCTCATGAAGGCCCCATGGCTGACTTGGTCTGGTCTGATCCAGACCCTGAAAGAGACGAGTTCTCGTTGAGCCCTCGTGGGGCAGGATACACATTTGGAGCCCAAGTGGTTAAGAAGTTTCTGGCTGTGAATAACATGGACCACATTCTCCGGGCGCACCAGCTGTGTCAGGAGGGCTTTCAGGTGCTATACGACGACCGCCTTAGCACAGTATGGAGTGCCCCCAACTACTGCTATCGGTGCGGCAACATGGCTAGTGTCTTGGAGGTTAGCGACACAGGCGAGAGGTTCTTCAACGTCTTTGCTGCAGCCCCAGAAAATGACCAGCACAAAGACATGCAGCTGGGAGGCGGAGAGAAACAGGCGGACGGTAACTCGCTTCCTGATTACTTCCTGTAA
- a CDS encoding Putative Rho protein GDP-dissociation inhibitor has translation MASHEQEDTMPEETQGYKLSQPKQSLAEYQKMDENDESLQRYKESLGLGGGKDLSDASDPRVCIILSLTMESPGRDPVTIDLSSPGSEATLKDKPFKIKEGAKFTMVAKFKVQHEILSGLQYVQVVKRKGIKVSKDSEMLGSYAPNTDKQPTYTKRFQEEDAPSGMLARGHYNAISSFVDDDKKTHLTFEWSFDIAKDW, from the exons atggcTTCCCACGAGCAAGAGGACACCATGCCTGAGGAGACTCAGGGCTACAAGCTCTCCCAGCCCAAGCAGAGTCTGGCTGAGTACCAGAAGATGG ACGAGAACGATGAGTCTCTTCAGCGCTACAAGGAGTcccttggccttggaggCGGCAAAGACCTCTCGGATGCTTCAGACCCCCGCGTCTGCATCATTCTATCTCTGACCATGGAGTCTCCTGGCCGCGACCCTGTCACCATCGACCTTTCCAGCCCTGGCTCTGAGGCCACTCTCAAGGACAAGCCcttcaagatcaaggagggCGCCAAGTTCACCATGGTCGCCAAGTTCAAGGTCCAGCATGAGATTCTCAGCGGTTTGCAGTATGTCCAGGTTGTCAAGCGCAAGGGCATCAAGGTTAGCAAGGACTCTGAGATGCTG GGCAGCTATGCTCCCAACACCGACAAGCAGCCAACCTACACCAAGCGCT TCCAAGAGGAGGATGCACCCTCGGGCATGTTGGCCCGCGGCCACTACAACGCCATCTCCAGCTTTGTTGACGATGACAAGAAGACCCACCTGACCTTCGAGTGGTCTTTTGACATTGCCAAAGACTGGTAA
- a CDS encoding Putative bouquet formation protein, with product MPSATAPERHLPIKHNPMMIEDVPAYNDLVSRRRLGQTQLTAKMVNLAEGDGAALGVFDYAHLRAPLPKGIVSGIFKSSPNSYFLMRRSHDGFVSATGMFKATFPYAEAAEEEAERKYIKSLATTSPEETAGNVWVPPEHALILADEYGIATWIRALLDPASIAVSNTPDSPPKKIAAPPKFDLFRAHPQLAPPTPTSLPRSTRSRRSASPAKTTIPRPVRSPRKRKAKAESVEPRESTPTLGTATKLEVNGVIDEDQDAEAEVKQTVRTIKMEPAVVLEPREEDPKAKVVVDQDVKTEEDGHETKHTAVSLELPLLSSAPPTAEETARMIAEAKQMVEAAAVKLEDGVNSPKAKKGKRGAEDISKGDDEDEEKDAAADFADEPRAKKAKTAEVQVKKLRVRNRALFGLSAVSLAVGAFSYFVGSL from the exons ATGCCTTCCGCCACAGCTCCTGAGCGGCACTTGCCCATTAAGCACAATCCTATGATGATCGAGGATGTGCCGGCCT ACAACGATCTCGTCtcgcgccgtcgcctcggtCAGACCCAGCTGACGGCCAAGATGGTGAACCTCGCCGAAGGTGACGGTGCAGCTCTGGGCGTTTTCGACTACGCCCATCTCCGCGCGCCGCTGCCCAAGGGAATCGTCTCCGGCATCTTCAAGTCCAGCCCCAACAGCTACTTCCTCATGCGCCGGAGCCACGACGGCTTCGTCTCGGCCACCGGCATGTTCAAGGCCACCTTCCCTtacgccgaggccgccgaggaagaagccgagcGCAAGTATATCAAGTCGCTTGCCACCACCAGCCCCGAGGAGACGGCCGGCAACGTTTGGGTTCCTCCCGAACACGCCCTGATTCTTGCCGACGAGTATGGCATCGCCACTTGGATCCGAGCCCTGCTGGATCCTGCCAGCATTGCCGTCTCCAACACCCCCGACAGTCCTCCCAAGAAGATCGCCGCCCCTCCGAAATTCGACCTTTTCAGGGCTCACCCCCAGCTCGCGCCTCCCACCCCTACTTCCCTGCCCCGCAGCACCCGATCTCGCCGCTCTGCAAGCCCGGCCAAGACGACGATTCCCAGACCGGTCAGGTCCCCCCGAAAgcgcaaggccaaggccgaaTCGGTCGAACCAAGGGAATCCACGCCGACCCTCGGCACCGCGACCAAGCTCGAGGTGAATGGTGTCATTGACGAGGAccaggatgccgaggccgaagtgAAGCAGACCGTTAGAACCATTAAGATGGAGCCCGCCGTTGTCTTGGAGCCAAGGGAGGAGGACCCTAAGGCCAAGGTTGTCGTCGACCAAGACGTCAAGACCGAAGAGGACGGACACGAGACGAAGCACACTGCCGTATCACTAGAGCTTCCCCTGCTGAGCTCGGCGCCTCCTACTGCCGAAGAGACCGCGCGCATGATTGCCGAGGCCAAGCAGATGGTCGAGGCTGCTGCGGTCAAGTTGGAGGACGGTGTGAACAGCccgaaggccaagaagggcaaaCGTGGGGCGGAAGACATCTCCAagggagacgacgaagatgaggagaaggacgcGGCGGCTGATTTTGCGGATGAGCCACgcgcgaagaaggccaagacggccgaggttCAGGTCAAGAAGCTGCGCGTGCGGAATCGGGCTCTGTTCGGCCTGAGCGCCGTGTCACTCGCTGTTGG CGCATTTTCCTACTTCGTGGGGTCCTTGTGA